In Carya illinoinensis cultivar Pawnee chromosome 10, C.illinoinensisPawnee_v1, whole genome shotgun sequence, one DNA window encodes the following:
- the LOC122278009 gene encoding heavy metal-associated isoprenylated plant protein 6-like isoform X2: MGAEKDQGGKNEGEKKPADKKDDGKVAAVFKMDLHCEGCARKVKRAVRNIDGVEQVKTDCEANKLTVTGKADPSAIKETLEQKTKKKVEIVSAPPKKDGGGDKKPEAKAQKKEEDKKSDDKKPKESTAVFKIRVHCDGCIQKIRKIVSKFGGVQNVDIDKEKDLVTVKGTMDVKALVPYLKAKLKRSVDVVPPKKDGGGDQKPKEAGGGGDKKEKEKEKVASGGGEKKEKEAAAAGGGGGEKKEKEAAAAGGGGGDGGKKEEGAAAKVEVSKMEYHGYPYQAPMYWNDGHAYAQNYPMVQNYPMVVHPGYGNQGYVNQGYVVDQGYGPYGNVNHGYMVAANHPMHAPQMFSDENPNACSVM, encoded by the exons ATGGGTGCTGAG AAAGATCAGGGAGGCAAGAATGAGGGGGAGAAGAAGCCCGCAGACAAAAAAGACGACGGCAAAGTCGCCGCCGTTTTTAAGATGGACTTGCATTGCGAGGGCTGCGCCAGGAAAGTCAAGAGAGCCGTTCGCAATATCGATG GTGTTGAACAAGTGAAGACAGATTGTGAGGCAAACAAATTGACGGTGACGGGGAAAGCAGACCCGTCGGCGATCAAGGAGACGCTAGAgcagaagacgaagaagaaggtGGAGATCGTCTCTGCACCGCCGAAGAAAGACGGCGGCGGTGATAAGAAGCCGGAAGCAAAAGcgcaaaagaaggaagaagataaGAAGTCAGACGATAAGAAGCCAAAAGAG AGTACGGCGGTTTTCAAGATCAGAGTGCATTGTGACGGTTGCATCCAAAAAATCCGGAAGATCGTCTCCAAATTCGGCG GAGTTCAGAACGTGGATATAGACAAAGAGAAGGACCTAGTAACTGTGAAGGGCACCATGGACGTGAAAGCACTGGTTCCTTACCTCAAGGCGAAGCTGAAGAGGAGCGTCGACGTGGTCCCGCCAAAGAAGGATGGAGGCGGAGATCAGAAGCCAAAAGAAGCCGGTGGAGGTGGCgacaagaaagagaaagagaaagagaaagtagCCTCCGGCGGCGGCG agaagaaagagaaagaagcagcagcggctggaggtggcggcggagagaagaaagagaaagaagcaGCAGCGGCCGGAGGTGGCGGCGGAGACGGTGGGAAGAAAGAGGAAGGTGCAGCGGCAAAGGTGGAGGTGAGCAAGATGGAGTACCATGGGTACCCATACCAAGCTCCCATGTACTGGAATGATGGACACGCATACGCACAGAATTACCCGATGGTACAGAATTACCCGATGGTAGTTCATCCTGGGTATGGAAACCAAGGATACGTAAATCAGGGATATGTGGTTGATCAAGGATATGGACCATATGGTAACGTAAATCATGGGTATATGGTGGCAGCAAACCACCCGATGCATGCTCCTCAGATGTTCAGCGACGAGAACCCCAATGCTTGTTCTGTTATGTGA
- the LOC122278009 gene encoding heavy metal-associated isoprenylated plant protein 6-like isoform X1 has protein sequence MGAEKDQGGKNEGEKKPADKKDDGKVAAVFKMDLHCEGCARKVKRAVRNIDGVEQVKTDCEANKLTVTGKADPSAIKETLEQKTKKKVEIVSAPPKKDGGGDKKPEAKAQKKEEDKKSDDKKPKESTAVFKIRVHCDGCIQKIRKIVSKFGGVQNVDIDKEKDLVTVKGTMDVKALVPYLKAKLKRSVDVVPPKKDGGGDQKPKEAGGGGDKKEKEKEKVASGGGGGEKKEKEAAAAGGGGGEKKEKEAAAAGGGGGEKKEKEAAAAGGGGGDGGKKEEGAAAKVEVSKMEYHGYPYQAPMYWNDGHAYAQNYPMVQNYPMVVHPGYGNQGYVNQGYVVDQGYGPYGNVNHGYMVAANHPMHAPQMFSDENPNACSVM, from the exons ATGGGTGCTGAG AAAGATCAGGGAGGCAAGAATGAGGGGGAGAAGAAGCCCGCAGACAAAAAAGACGACGGCAAAGTCGCCGCCGTTTTTAAGATGGACTTGCATTGCGAGGGCTGCGCCAGGAAAGTCAAGAGAGCCGTTCGCAATATCGATG GTGTTGAACAAGTGAAGACAGATTGTGAGGCAAACAAATTGACGGTGACGGGGAAAGCAGACCCGTCGGCGATCAAGGAGACGCTAGAgcagaagacgaagaagaaggtGGAGATCGTCTCTGCACCGCCGAAGAAAGACGGCGGCGGTGATAAGAAGCCGGAAGCAAAAGcgcaaaagaaggaagaagataaGAAGTCAGACGATAAGAAGCCAAAAGAG AGTACGGCGGTTTTCAAGATCAGAGTGCATTGTGACGGTTGCATCCAAAAAATCCGGAAGATCGTCTCCAAATTCGGCG GAGTTCAGAACGTGGATATAGACAAAGAGAAGGACCTAGTAACTGTGAAGGGCACCATGGACGTGAAAGCACTGGTTCCTTACCTCAAGGCGAAGCTGAAGAGGAGCGTCGACGTGGTCCCGCCAAAGAAGGATGGAGGCGGAGATCAGAAGCCAAAAGAAGCCGGTGGAGGTGGCgacaagaaagagaaagagaaagagaaagtagCCTCCGGCGGCGGCGGCggtgaaaagaaagagaaagaagcaGCAGCGGCCGGAGGTGGCGGcggagagaagaaagagaaagaagcagcagcggctggaggtggcggcggagagaagaaagagaaagaagcaGCAGCGGCCGGAGGTGGCGGCGGAGACGGTGGGAAGAAAGAGGAAGGTGCAGCGGCAAAGGTGGAGGTGAGCAAGATGGAGTACCATGGGTACCCATACCAAGCTCCCATGTACTGGAATGATGGACACGCATACGCACAGAATTACCCGATGGTACAGAATTACCCGATGGTAGTTCATCCTGGGTATGGAAACCAAGGATACGTAAATCAGGGATATGTGGTTGATCAAGGATATGGACCATATGGTAACGTAAATCATGGGTATATGGTGGCAGCAAACCACCCGATGCATGCTCCTCAGATGTTCAGCGACGAGAACCCCAATGCTTGTTCTGTTATGTGA